The following are encoded together in the Lactuca sativa cultivar Salinas chromosome 1, Lsat_Salinas_v11, whole genome shotgun sequence genome:
- the LOC111916723 gene encoding protein JINGUBANG → MSHLTSNNSQNGSRAYLHHDSSIFSTEKSLPMIDTFTSESHHTVLHHLPIACHHCIATIGQGHNSYISSMVIGGQFLYTGSSDKEIQLWNRNGLSSHMDQEYLADNMVIKGNGAVKSMVISGDKLFSAHQDHKIRVWKISGHETQQYKLTHLATLPTLGDRALKLLTPKNHVQVRRHKKSTWVHHLDTVSALALSNDGLLLYSVSWDRTLKIWRTSDFKCLESVANAHDDAINALALSSNGDVYTGSADKTIKVWRKASEGENHTLVAILEKHKSGVNALALSIDENMLYSGSSDRSIMVWEKNIDDGNTVAVAALRGHTKSILCLTVISDLVCSGSADESIRIWRGIGRFYICLAVLEGHRGPVKCLTMERNQEYDDDPSDHTSSYFIYSGGLDRDIKVWRISIPST, encoded by the coding sequence ATGTCACATCTTACTTCTAATAACTCCCAAAATGGCTCTAGGGCTTACCTTCACCATGACTCAAGCATCTTCTCCACCGAGAAAAGCCTTCCAATGATTGACACCTTCACATCTGAATCCCATCATACAGTACTTCATCACCTACCCATCGCATGCCACCACTGCATCGCTACAATCGGTCAAGGCCATAATTCCTACATCTCCTCTATGGTCATTGGGGGACAGTTTCTATACACAGGTTCTTCAGACAAAGAAATTCAACTATGGAATCGCAACGGGTTAAGCTCTCATATGGATCAAGAATATCTAGCTGATAACATGGTAATCAAGGGAAATGGTGCAGTAAAGTCGATGGTGATTTCAGGTGATAAATTATTCAGTGCCCATCAAGATCATAAAATCCGTGTGTGGAAAATCAGTGGTCATGAAACACAACAGTATAAGCTGACACACTTGGCTACACTCCCTACACTTGGTGATCGAGCCCTTAAGCTTCTAACACCAAAGAACCATGTACAGGTGAGACGCCACAAGAAGTCCACGTGGGTACATCATCTTGATACTGTATCAGCACTAGCCTTATCCAATGACGGATTGCTTTTATACTCGGTCTCATGGGATAGAACACTAAAGATTTGGCGGACATCTGATTTCAAATGTTTAGAGTCGGTAGCTAATGCACATGATGATGCAATTAATGCACTAGCATTGTCTAGCAATGGAGATGTGTATACTGGATCAGCTGATAAGACAATCAAGGTTTGGAGGAAGGCATCAGAAGGCGAGAATCATACACTGGTTGCTATATTGGAGAAACATAAATCTGGGGTAAATGCCCTAGCACTAAGCATTGATGAGAATATGCTATACTCTGGTTCCAGTGATCGATCTATAATGGTTTGGGAGAAGAATATTGATGATGGAAACACAGTGGCCGTGGCTGCGTTAAGGGGGCACACGAAGTCTATCTTGTGCTTGACTGTGATATCGGATTTGGTGTGTAGTGGCTCAGCAGATGAAAGCATAAGAATTTGGAGAGGTATTGGCAGATTCTACATTTGCTTAGCGGTATTGGAGGGACACAGAGGCCCTGTGAAGTGCTTGACAATGGAAAGGAATCAGGAATACGATGATGATCCATCTGATCATACATCTTCTTATTTCATCTACAGTGGTGGTCTGGATCGTGACATCAAAGTGTGGCGGATTTCCATCCCTTCAACCTAG